From a single Nicotiana tabacum cultivar K326 chromosome 8, ASM71507v2, whole genome shotgun sequence genomic region:
- the LOC142163198 gene encoding uncharacterized protein LOC142163198: MYFTKLKGYWDEIGNFTFGRPCTCGALPEFIEGQKLVQFLSGLNDTYGTVRSDILMMSPVTSVAKAYSILIRDEKQREIKSDSPMFSSDSASFLANSPAPLICLSQKYCKKSGHTVAKCYKLHGFPSDFKFTKNKRVAASVHMDFTPETPPLSDPQQVVDAPHDFSKEQYAHILSPFSRPNSHPLFQHHHHHLLLMPILTGPSLKRPLEIGRVKHGLYILYMGFRKSNFVSIHYSDVKSSDCSFHSVISPVPSSLVIDSSVLPTSCTSTSINKNDILWHQRMRHIPFGKMISIPHLSCKFYSKQSFVCPICPIARQQRNSFPASITHSSRPFELVHIDLWGPYHTATYNGFKYLLTIVYDYSRVTWTHLL; encoded by the exons ATGTATTTTACAAAGTTGAAGGGTTATTGGGATGAAATTGGTAACTTTACTTTTGGTAGGCCTTGCACTTGTGGTGCCTTGCCTGAGTTTATTGAGGGACAAAAACTTGTTCAATTTTTATCGGGGTTGAATGATACATATGGTACTGTGCGGAGCGACATTCTGATGATGAGTCCGGTAACATCAGTTGCAAAGGCATACTCTATTCTGATCAGAGATGAAAAGCAGAGAGAGATCAAATCTGATTCCCCTATGTTCTCTTCTGATTCAGCCTCATTCCTAGCCAATTCTCCTGCTCCTCTGATTTGTCTCTCTCAA AAATACTGTAAGAAGTCTGGGCACACAGTAGCCAAGTGTTACAAGCTTCATGGATTCCCCTCAGATTTTAAGTTCACTAAGAATAAAAGAGTTGCAGCTTCTGTACATATGGATTTTACTCCTGAGACTCCTCCTCTTTCTGATCCTCAACAAGTTGTTGATGCTCCGCATGATTTCTCGAAGGAGCAATATGCTCATATTTTATCACCTTTTAGTAGGCCCAACTCTCATCCTCTGTtccaacatcatcatcatcatctactgCTTATGCCAATTTTGACG GGCCCTTCTCTGAAGAGGCCATTGGAAATTGGTAGAGTTAAGCATGGCCTATACATTCTGTATATGGGTTTCAGAAAATCTAATtttgtttctattcattattCTGATGTAAAATCTAGTGATTGTTCTTTTCATTCTGTCATTAGTCCTGTTCCCTCTTCCCTTGTTATTGATAGTTCAGTGCTTCCTACTTCTTGTACTTCTACTTCCAttaataaaaatgatattttgtggCATCAAAGAATGAGACATATTCCTTTTGGTAAAATGATATCTATCCCACATCTGTCTTGTAAATTTTACTCTAAACAATCTTTTGTTTGTCCAATATGCCCCATAGCAAGACAACAAAGGAATTCATTTCCGGCTAGTATTACTCATTCTTCAAGGCCTTTTGAACTTGTTCATATTGATCTTTGGGGACCCTATCATACTGCCACCTACAATGGTTTCAAATATTTGTTGACCATTGTATATGACTATAGTAGGGTCACCTGGACACATCTTCTTTAG